A single Epinephelus lanceolatus isolate andai-2023 chromosome 22, ASM4190304v1, whole genome shotgun sequence DNA region contains:
- the gpha2 gene encoding glycoprotein hormone alpha-2, producing the protein MSLCMTSHFCLLVLPVMSLLLLFSPIGWSHDGVTPGCHLHPFNVTIRSDRRGTCKGTHLVYACVGYCESSAFPSRYSVLVASNFTHNITSASRCCTISKEAKVKVPLDCPQGRHHDEIEILTAKACRCDMCRKSRY; encoded by the exons ATGTCGCTGTGCATGACCTCACATTTCTGCCTGCTGGTCCTaccagtgatgtcactgctgctgctcttctctcCTATCGGTTGGAGCCATGACGGCGTCACCCCAGGGTGTCACCTGCATC CCTTCAACGTGACCATCCGCAGTGACCGTCGTGGCACATGTAAGGGCACCCACCTGGTCTACGCCTGCGTGGGCTACTGCGAGTCCAGCGCCTTTCCATCCAGATACTCTGTGCTGGTGGCCTCAAACTTCACTCACAACATCACATCTGCTTCCAGATGCTGCACCATCAGCAAGGAGGCTAAG GTCAAAGTTCCCCTGGACTGCCCTCAAGGTCGTCACCATGACGAAATTGAGATCCTGACAGCGAAGGCTTGTCGCTGCGACATGTGCCGCAAGTCCCGCTACTGA